In Lentibacillus amyloliquefaciens, one DNA window encodes the following:
- the queG gene encoding tRNA epoxyqueuosine(34) reductase QueG, which translates to MNTNQLRQEIIDYSKEIGIDKIGFASADVFESLKDRLKRQQELGFQSGFEKGSVEERTEPERLMPEAKSIISIALAYPSRIKNGPKSTKEERRGVFCRASWGTDYHDVLREKLDKLSQFIKEKIPEAATKVMVDTGELSDRAVAERAGIGFSGKNTAIITPEFGSYVYLGELITNLSFESDTPLEDGCGTCTKCLDACPTGALVQGGQLNAQRCLAFLTQTKDFMPDEFRSKIGNFIYGFDTCQAVCPYNKRVDFHNHPEFEPEPEVAKPKLKPMLSLSNREFKETFGHIAGSWRGKKPLQRNALIALAHYKDETAVDEIIRVMNHDPRPVIRGTAAWSLGKIGTDEAYSAIKDAKEHEEDDQVLAEMDKGLEFQKTSSA; encoded by the coding sequence ATGAATACAAATCAGCTGAGACAGGAAATCATTGATTACAGCAAGGAAATCGGTATTGATAAAATCGGGTTTGCTTCTGCAGATGTATTTGAAAGTTTGAAGGACCGGCTAAAGCGCCAGCAGGAGCTCGGGTTCCAGTCAGGATTTGAAAAAGGATCGGTAGAAGAGCGGACGGAGCCTGAACGGCTGATGCCGGAAGCTAAATCGATTATTTCTATCGCCCTGGCCTACCCTTCCCGTATTAAAAATGGACCAAAAAGCACGAAAGAAGAGCGCCGGGGTGTATTTTGCCGTGCTTCCTGGGGGACCGATTATCATGATGTTCTTCGTGAAAAGTTAGATAAACTCTCACAATTCATCAAAGAAAAAATTCCTGAAGCCGCAACGAAAGTGATGGTCGATACAGGCGAATTGTCCGACCGGGCTGTGGCTGAGCGTGCCGGCATCGGGTTCAGCGGCAAAAATACGGCAATCATCACGCCCGAGTTTGGATCATACGTCTACCTCGGGGAACTGATTACCAATCTCTCGTTCGAGTCGGATACACCGCTTGAGGATGGTTGCGGAACTTGTACGAAATGTCTGGACGCTTGTCCTACCGGTGCGCTCGTTCAGGGCGGCCAGCTTAATGCCCAGCGTTGTCTGGCATTTTTAACCCAGACGAAGGACTTCATGCCCGATGAATTCCGTTCGAAAATCGGTAATTTCATTTATGGCTTTGATACGTGCCAGGCGGTTTGTCCGTATAATAAACGTGTCGATTTTCATAATCATCCTGAATTTGAACCCGAGCCTGAAGTTGCAAAACCGAAACTGAAACCGATGCTTAGTCTATCCAACAGAGAATTTAAAGAGACATTTGGCCATATTGCGGGGTCCTGGCGCGGGAAAAAACCGCTGCAGCGCAATGCATTAATCGCACTTGCCCATTATAAAGATGAGACAGCGGTTGACGAGATAATAAGGGTCATGAATCATGATCCAAGACCCGTTATTCGTGGGACAGCAGCCTGGTCACTTGGCAAAATCGGTACAGATGAGGCATATTCAGCTATTAAGGATGCAAAGGAACACGAAGAAGATGACCAAGTGCTGGCTGAAATGGATAAAGGACTCGAATTTCAAAAAACATCTTCTGCCTGA
- a CDS encoding ABC-ATPase domain-containing protein, translated as MKQLMQTLKQIDGKGYKAYKSVQGHYKFSDFDLYIDYVQGDPFAAPSKIRVMVPAKKRNVKNSWLETYHRRVATEDLLARKVGSAIVNGNFSIKGSGKSGSIQFDRPGQEVLERSAVKADVNAITVCISVGLPANGRKINGREAEKLFADAIPAILRNSIFAITDNEIEKAVQLADQQEAIRAEMHENNWIAFVANGSVLPRESGVSNRPMKQAVPFQSPPEDEVEVKIPYRTEPVKGMAIKKGITLIAGGGYHGKSTLLEAIERGVYSHTNGDGREYVLTDQDAVKIRAEDGRKVTSVNISPFINNLPHKQDTANFSTENASGSTSQATNVMEALEAGATSLLIDEDTSATNFMIRDHRMQQLVHQDKEPITPFIDKIKQMRDQLGVSTILVMGGSGDYFDVADAVIMMEAYEPFNVTKEARRIVSEHPIDRESIQNEAFGNISERYFQQASIQTRKGKKSKTQAKGLTTILMGQTDITFADTEQLVDASQTRMIAEIIQHLDRVNTLGNKSLHTLLDVIEQQMDGKGLASFTAFKDQHPGDIARPRRYEIAAVLNRMRTAKVDQK; from the coding sequence ATGAAACAATTGATGCAGACATTAAAGCAAATTGATGGAAAAGGATACAAGGCTTATAAAAGTGTCCAAGGTCACTACAAATTTTCTGATTTTGATTTATATATCGATTATGTCCAGGGCGATCCGTTCGCAGCGCCTTCTAAAATACGGGTAATGGTGCCTGCAAAGAAACGGAATGTAAAAAATAGCTGGCTTGAGACATACCACCGCAGAGTCGCGACAGAAGATCTGCTTGCCCGTAAGGTAGGAAGTGCGATTGTAAATGGTAATTTTTCCATAAAAGGATCCGGAAAGAGTGGCAGTATTCAATTCGACCGGCCGGGCCAGGAAGTTCTCGAGCGCAGCGCAGTGAAAGCTGATGTAAATGCGATTACGGTGTGTATTTCGGTGGGACTTCCGGCAAATGGGCGTAAAATAAACGGCAGGGAAGCTGAAAAGTTATTTGCCGATGCAATCCCGGCAATCCTCAGAAATTCCATTTTCGCCATAACAGATAATGAGATTGAAAAAGCAGTTCAATTGGCGGATCAGCAGGAAGCAATTAGAGCGGAAATGCATGAAAATAACTGGATTGCTTTTGTGGCCAATGGTTCAGTGCTGCCACGAGAGAGTGGCGTCAGCAACAGGCCAATGAAACAAGCCGTTCCGTTTCAAAGCCCGCCGGAAGATGAAGTGGAAGTCAAAATCCCGTATCGAACTGAGCCTGTTAAAGGGATGGCGATCAAAAAGGGCATTACGCTCATAGCCGGTGGGGGCTATCATGGAAAAAGCACGCTTCTTGAGGCGATTGAACGGGGTGTTTATTCGCATACAAATGGTGACGGCCGGGAGTATGTGCTGACAGATCAGGATGCGGTCAAAATCCGCGCCGAAGATGGACGCAAAGTTACCAGTGTCAATATTTCGCCGTTTATTAATAACTTGCCGCATAAACAGGACACAGCCAATTTTTCCACGGAAAACGCCAGCGGCAGCACGTCTCAGGCGACAAATGTCATGGAAGCATTGGAGGCTGGCGCGACATCACTTCTGATTGATGAGGATACAAGTGCCACGAATTTTATGATTCGTGACCACCGTATGCAGCAGCTCGTCCATCAGGATAAAGAACCGATCACGCCCTTTATCGATAAAATAAAACAAATGCGTGATCAGCTTGGTGTCTCAACGATTTTGGTTATGGGCGGTTCCGGCGACTATTTTGATGTTGCTGATGCTGTCATTATGATGGAAGCATATGAACCGTTTAATGTAACAAAAGAAGCCAGGAGAATTGTTTCGGAGCATCCGATTGATCGGGAATCCATCCAAAATGAAGCATTTGGAAATATCAGTGAACGGTATTTTCAGCAGGCTTCTATACAAACAAGGAAGGGCAAAAAGTCCAAAACACAGGCTAAAGGCTTAACAACAATCCTGATGGGACAGACCGATATAACGTTTGCTGATACAGAGCAGCTTGTGGATGCTTCCCAGACCCGAATGATTGCTGAAATCATCCAGCATTTAGACAGGGTGAACACGCTTGGAAATAAGTCATTGCATACGTTGCTTGACGTTATCGAACAGCAAATGGACGGGAAAGGACTTGCTTCTTTTACAGCATTTAAGGATCAGCACCCAGGAGATATTGCCCGTCCAAGAAGGTATGAGATTGCTGCAGTGCTGAACAGAATGCGCACGGCAAAAGTAGATCAAAAGTAA
- a CDS encoding Crp/Fnr family transcriptional regulator translates to MEPILERLSTEEREKLIVNSKELHIPKNTAIFKSGAPADYLYFIHKGQVRIYKQIESGKDLTIFTRREEDGFGEIGVFGAQNYSNSAKAVQDSVIYAVKRKAIEKTLAQDGRLSLHFTRWLAESLEASKAKIRDYIAFGSEGAVASIFIRYSNMHGIVTPEGVRITEPIMIQDISKHIAVSRETVSRIVNKWKEQEIVVNENKYFLIKDMSYFRKMLACEQCSVENCAL, encoded by the coding sequence ATGGAGCCAATACTGGAGCGCCTGAGCACGGAGGAACGTGAGAAATTAATCGTCAATTCAAAAGAGCTGCATATCCCTAAAAATACTGCCATTTTCAAAAGCGGCGCACCTGCAGATTATTTGTATTTTATACATAAAGGACAAGTGCGAATTTACAAACAAATTGAGTCCGGCAAAGATTTAACCATTTTCACGCGTCGGGAGGAAGACGGATTTGGTGAGATTGGTGTGTTCGGGGCACAAAACTATTCGAATTCGGCAAAAGCCGTGCAGGACAGTGTCATATATGCAGTTAAACGCAAGGCTATAGAAAAAACTTTGGCACAAGACGGGCGCTTAAGCTTGCATTTCACACGCTGGCTGGCTGAATCATTGGAAGCAAGCAAGGCAAAAATCCGGGATTACATCGCTTTTGGTTCAGAAGGTGCAGTAGCTTCCATATTTATACGCTATTCAAATATGCACGGTATTGTCACCCCGGAAGGTGTACGTATTACCGAGCCGATTATGATTCAGGATATCAGCAAGCATATTGCGGTTTCCAGAGAAACGGTCAGCCGGATCGTCAATAAATGGAAAGAACAGGAAATTGTCGTAAATGAGAACAAATATTTCTTAATAAAAGACATGAGTTACTTTAGAAAAATGTTGGCTTGTGAACAATGCAGCGTTGAGAATTGTGCGTTGTAA
- the dat gene encoding D-amino-acid transaminase, which translates to MSVYPIILSQTHFTQQEDLTYPFEERGLQFGDGVYEVIRIYDGTYYLLAEHVDRLFRSAEAIKIVLPFSKKEITDLLLNLLDKNGMDSDGIVYMQATRGSAPRTHAFPSETEANVYAYIRDMPCKTDDLSKGVSTITERDTRWENCYIKSLNLLPNVLAKQAAQESNSYEAIFHRDGIVTECSSSNIFLIKNGNIYTHPATKRILHGCVRMRIEQFAANLQIPFIEEAFSTADMAMADELFLSSTTSEVMPIIEVDNKTIANGKPGSITRKIQKAYVQDAALSKVRT; encoded by the coding sequence ATGTCAGTTTACCCAATTATACTCTCACAAACCCATTTTACCCAGCAGGAAGACTTGACATATCCATTTGAAGAACGCGGACTGCAATTCGGCGATGGTGTCTATGAAGTAATTCGCATTTATGACGGCACGTATTATCTGCTTGCCGAACACGTTGATCGGCTGTTCCGATCGGCTGAAGCGATAAAAATTGTGCTGCCATTTTCCAAAAAAGAAATTACCGACCTCTTGCTTAACCTGTTAGATAAAAACGGTATGGATTCTGATGGCATTGTCTACATGCAGGCAACACGCGGCTCAGCACCGCGCACCCATGCTTTCCCATCAGAAACAGAGGCAAATGTCTATGCCTACATTCGTGATATGCCGTGCAAAACAGATGACCTAAGTAAAGGTGTTTCAACTATCACAGAACGGGATACCCGCTGGGAAAACTGTTATATTAAAAGTTTAAACCTGCTCCCGAATGTGCTCGCAAAACAGGCAGCACAGGAAAGCAACAGCTATGAGGCAATCTTTCATCGTGACGGCATTGTGACTGAATGCAGTTCTTCCAACATATTTCTTATTAAAAACGGTAACATATATACGCATCCAGCAACAAAGCGTATCCTTCACGGATGTGTCCGGATGCGCATCGAACAATTTGCAGCGAATTTGCAGATACCATTTATTGAAGAAGCTTTTTCAACTGCTGATATGGCAATGGCCGACGAATTATTCCTGTCAAGTACAACTTCTGAAGTGATGCCGATTATTGAAGTTGATAATAAAACAATCGCAAACGGAAAGCCAGGCAGCATCACCAGAAAGATTCAGAAAGCATATGTTCAAGACGCTGCCCTCAGTAAAGTCAGAACATAG
- a CDS encoding S9 family peptidase, with translation MTNQSKRALTAEDLQQINVYSDPQFAPDGSAYAFVSTKANDDDDYTSQLFVQSLKNKDARQWTFDKAKNSHPRFSPDGKKLIFQSNRSGTPQLWLLQTDGGEARQLTSFKHGALNPAFSKDGSSIIFSAPLEKNDDATDQHEQSSDERQKEQNEKSKQPLVINQLNYKSDASGLLDHKHMQIVLYNMGNDTFEQLTSAETDHNFEDISPDGNYILFSANLHEDRDYELTSDLHLLNVATKDITTLTNGKGQYGNARFSPDGAKIACFGHEFAFQGATLNDLYVFDAASGKSSCLSKLWDFQLGDVMIGDTRLGQSENGPVWSKDGQHLYFLGTDSGATGLYQADLNGKLNELYNDNNHVFGFSLHDGVFILGISTPSDPGNFYQMTESQLLQLTDANREFLKNVQLSEPEALTFTADDNWKIHGWLLRPYGFDENKKYPLILEVHGGPHAMYGRTFFYELQLLAAKGYVVLYTNPRGSHGYGQTFVDACREDYGGQDYSDLMSAVDYVLDTHDFIYRNRLGVTGGSYGGFMTNWIIGHTDRFKAAVTQRCISNWLSFYGVSDIGYFFTKWELGKNLLEDPAKLWEFSPLKYAENIDTPLLIVHGEKDLRCPIEQSEQLFVTLKHMKKDVEFVRFPDANHELSRSGKPEMRISRLNHITRWFDEHLRI, from the coding sequence ATGACAAATCAATCCAAACGTGCATTGACTGCAGAGGACTTGCAGCAAATCAATGTATACAGCGACCCGCAATTTGCACCGGACGGGAGCGCATACGCATTTGTATCGACCAAAGCGAATGACGACGATGATTATACGTCCCAGCTGTTTGTTCAATCATTAAAGAATAAAGATGCAAGGCAATGGACTTTTGACAAAGCCAAAAACAGCCATCCGCGCTTTTCGCCCGATGGCAAAAAACTCATTTTTCAATCCAACCGAAGCGGTACACCGCAATTATGGCTCTTGCAAACTGACGGCGGTGAAGCCAGACAACTGACATCATTTAAACATGGTGCGTTAAACCCGGCATTCTCCAAAGATGGCAGCAGTATCATCTTCAGTGCACCGCTGGAAAAAAATGATGACGCAACAGACCAGCATGAACAATCCAGCGACGAGCGTCAGAAGGAACAAAATGAAAAAAGCAAGCAGCCGCTTGTCATCAATCAATTAAACTATAAATCTGACGCAAGCGGCCTCCTCGATCACAAACACATGCAAATTGTGCTATATAATATGGGAAATGACACATTTGAACAGCTGACATCAGCAGAAACCGATCATAATTTTGAAGATATCTCACCGGACGGAAATTATATTTTATTCAGCGCCAACCTCCATGAAGATAGAGATTATGAGCTGACCAGTGATTTGCATTTATTAAATGTAGCGACAAAAGACATAACCACTTTAACGAATGGAAAAGGCCAATACGGTAATGCACGGTTTTCGCCGGATGGTGCCAAAATAGCCTGTTTCGGCCATGAATTCGCCTTTCAGGGAGCAACATTAAATGACTTATATGTGTTTGATGCAGCATCAGGCAAGAGTTCCTGCCTCAGCAAATTATGGGACTTCCAGCTGGGAGATGTCATGATTGGTGATACAAGACTTGGCCAATCCGAAAACGGTCCTGTATGGAGTAAGGATGGACAACATTTATATTTCCTGGGGACAGACAGCGGCGCAACCGGATTATATCAGGCTGACCTGAATGGCAAACTGAATGAACTCTACAACGACAATAATCATGTTTTTGGCTTTTCGCTTCACGATGGTGTATTTATCCTTGGTATCAGCACACCATCAGATCCGGGAAACTTTTATCAAATGACAGAGAGCCAGCTGCTACAGTTAACAGATGCCAACAGAGAATTTTTGAAAAACGTACAGCTTAGTGAACCGGAAGCCCTGACATTCACAGCCGATGATAACTGGAAAATTCATGGATGGCTGCTTCGTCCATACGGGTTTGATGAAAACAAAAAATACCCATTAATCTTGGAAGTTCACGGCGGACCCCACGCCATGTACGGCCGGACATTCTTCTATGAGCTGCAGCTGCTCGCCGCCAAAGGCTATGTTGTTTTATACACCAACCCGCGCGGAAGTCACGGGTATGGCCAGACGTTTGTTGATGCCTGCCGGGAAGATTATGGCGGACAAGACTATTCCGATTTAATGAGCGCAGTTGACTATGTGCTTGACACACATGACTTTATCTACCGGAACCGCCTGGGTGTCACCGGCGGCAGTTATGGCGGTTTCATGACCAACTGGATAATTGGTCACACTGACCGGTTTAAAGCAGCGGTCACCCAGCGATGCATCAGCAACTGGCTCAGTTTTTACGGTGTCAGCGATATCGGCTACTTCTTCACAAAATGGGAACTAGGTAAAAACCTGCTTGAAGACCCGGCAAAACTGTGGGAATTCTCACCATTGAAGTATGCTGAAAATATTGATACACCTCTACTGATTGTACACGGCGAAAAAGATCTCCGCTGCCCGATTGAACAAAGTGAACAGTTGTTTGTAACATTAAAGCATATGAAAAAGGATGTTGAATTTGTCCGTTTCCCTGATGCCAACCATGAATTGAGCCGAAGCGGCAAACCTGAAATGCGCATTTCACGTTTGAATCACATCACACGCTGGTTTGATGAACATCTCAGAATATAA
- a CDS encoding aspartyl-phosphate phosphatase Spo0E family protein, with protein sequence MERKYESLCSIKELKRKIEETRQEMYKAYESDPNDPKFLSISQSLDVLLNKYSQALKKVKKPDIDGDSY encoded by the coding sequence GTGGAGAGGAAGTACGAAAGTTTGTGTAGCATAAAAGAATTAAAAAGAAAGATAGAAGAAACAAGGCAGGAAATGTATAAAGCATATGAAAGTGACCCAAACGATCCGAAGTTTTTATCTATTTCGCAGAGCTTGGATGTTTTATTAAACAAGTATAGTCAAGCATTGAAAAAAGTAAAAAAGCCGGATATAGATGGGGATTCGTATTAG
- a CDS encoding CBO0543 family protein, with the protein MIFVSSQSVIEKNSSLFRHAYSEKFQIWLDHILFTWRWWLGILIIICCLWTLYKLTKNESRNRLLYVGFFTALLVTCLDLIGLFFGLWNYKYEVFPSINTYLPWDLLVIPTLVIVLLYVKPHHNPIIKGLILGAITSFLGLPLLNWVGLYEPLNWHYIYSFPIQFGIYLLADFMSKREKFTKL; encoded by the coding sequence GTGATTTTTGTGAGTTCACAATCGGTGATTGAAAAAAACTCATCGCTTTTCAGACATGCCTATAGTGAAAAATTTCAAATATGGTTGGACCACATTTTGTTTACATGGAGATGGTGGTTGGGCATATTAATTATAATTTGCTGTTTATGGACATTGTATAAGCTTACTAAAAATGAAAGCAGAAATCGCTTGCTATATGTTGGTTTTTTTACAGCTTTGCTTGTAACATGTCTCGACTTAATAGGTTTGTTTTTTGGTCTTTGGAATTACAAGTATGAAGTATTTCCATCAATTAACACCTACCTCCCTTGGGACTTGTTAGTTATTCCTACGTTGGTGATTGTACTATTGTACGTAAAACCCCATCATAATCCAATCATAAAGGGTCTGATACTGGGAGCGATTACTTCTTTTTTGGGTCTTCCGTTATTGAATTGGGTAGGACTTTACGAACCGTTGAACTGGCATTATATCTATTCTTTTCCCATTCAGTTTGGTATTTATTTACTTGCTGATTTTATGAGTAAGAGAGAAAAGTTCACAAAGTTATAG
- a CDS encoding sporulation histidine kinase inhibitor Sda → MEALSDELLVRAYIKALESNLNPDFVHLLKQEIEQRKLCLDNFNLTSIK, encoded by the coding sequence ATGGAAGCACTATCAGATGAATTATTAGTTAGAGCATATATTAAAGCCCTCGAATCAAATTTAAATCCTGATTTTGTTCATCTTTTAAAGCAAGAAATAGAACAAAGAAAGTTATGTTTAGATAATTTTAACTTAACATCGATTAAATAA